The Polynucleobacter necessarius genome has a window encoding:
- a CDS encoding DUF2892 domain-containing protein, producing MKCNVGDIDRILRISVGIVLVVLAANGIVGWWGWLGLIPLATGIFRFCPAYPLLGMNSCGTSCGKDSCCK from the coding sequence ATGAAATGTAACGTCGGTGATATCGATCGTATCTTAAGAATCTCAGTGGGCATTGTGCTGGTTGTGCTTGCAGCTAACGGTATCGTGGGCTGGTGGGGTTGGCTTGGATTAATTCCATTGGCTACGGGTATTTTCCGTTTCTGCCCAGCTTACCCATTATTGGGAATGAATTCTTGTGGAACTTCATGCGGTAAAGATTCTTGCTGTAAGTAA